Proteins from one Mesotoga infera genomic window:
- a CDS encoding ABC transporter substrate-binding protein encodes MKRSFMLVFLTVLIVAVTGFAATPKDTLVIGANTGIFITMDPAVAYEVLPNKIVAACYAQLVNLKAIDGVIVPVPDIAESWEISEDGLTYIFHIRQGVKFSNGDPLTAEDVLFSLKRPILLESVSAWFLVDIFGINKDNVDEKIKQIDENTIAITLNAPYAENITLGILSNMFTGIVNKKVVLANEVNGDLGTAWLADHSAGAGPYVLVQWERNNVILLEANPNYYGPQPPLKRIMIRDVPEASNQRLFLERGDIDVAWDLTPQLLAEAKKNPNVVEVKVPGHSNEYLAMNASWGPLKDPKVREAVRYSINYEEIVKDIMLDNAILVQGFINKGYFGYVEKNPFYQDIEKAKALLAEAGYPDGFEVELITSNTDTRKAEAEKIQADLAKVGIKANLVIVQSSQMYAKYRAQGHQMIIAGWGNDYPDPDNLAMSHANYRANQLAWRNAWYDDYAATLCEWGQIEPNPDKREQIYKDLTEYWFHNGPFAMLYQTVEFWGIRKEVKNFEEAAFGYGMLFDFTKVSK; translated from the coding sequence ATGAAGCGAAGCTTCATGCTAGTTTTCTTAACGGTACTCATTGTTGCAGTCACTGGATTTGCCGCGACACCGAAAGATACTCTGGTGATAGGCGCCAACACCGGTATCTTCATAACCATGGATCCGGCAGTCGCCTATGAGGTACTTCCCAACAAGATCGTCGCCGCCTGCTACGCTCAACTGGTCAATCTCAAAGCCATCGACGGCGTGATAGTCCCAGTTCCGGACATAGCCGAGAGCTGGGAAATCTCCGAAGATGGACTCACCTACATCTTCCACATAAGACAAGGAGTCAAGTTTTCCAACGGTGATCCCCTCACTGCCGAAGATGTTCTCTTCTCTTTGAAGAGGCCCATACTACTCGAATCTGTCTCGGCATGGTTCCTCGTAGACATTTTCGGAATCAACAAAGATAACGTTGACGAGAAGATCAAGCAGATCGACGAAAACACCATAGCGATAACTCTGAACGCTCCGTACGCCGAAAATATAACCCTCGGCATACTCTCGAACATGTTCACCGGGATCGTCAACAAAAAAGTGGTTCTCGCCAATGAAGTCAATGGCGATCTCGGTACGGCCTGGCTCGCCGACCATTCCGCAGGCGCCGGTCCATACGTTCTGGTGCAGTGGGAGAGAAACAACGTTATTCTTCTCGAGGCCAACCCCAATTACTACGGCCCCCAGCCGCCTCTAAAGAGAATAATGATAAGAGACGTACCAGAGGCTTCCAACCAGAGACTCTTCCTGGAGAGAGGCGACATCGATGTAGCCTGGGATCTCACACCGCAGCTTCTCGCCGAGGCCAAGAAGAATCCCAACGTGGTCGAGGTCAAGGTTCCGGGTCACTCGAACGAGTATCTGGCCATGAACGCCAGCTGGGGACCCCTCAAGGACCCGAAGGTAAGAGAGGCCGTCAGGTACTCTATCAACTACGAGGAGATCGTAAAGGACATAATGCTCGATAACGCGATTCTTGTCCAGGGCTTCATAAACAAGGGATATTTCGGCTATGTCGAAAAGAATCCCTTCTACCAGGACATAGAAAAGGCCAAGGCACTCCTTGCCGAAGCCGGATATCCCGATGGGTTCGAAGTCGAGCTGATCACGAGCAACACCGATACCAGAAAGGCCGAGGCCGAGAAAATCCAGGCCGATCTTGCCAAAGTCGGCATTAAGGCGAATCTGGTAATCGTTCAATCTTCCCAGATGTATGCTAAATACCGTGCGCAGGGTCACCAGATGATCATCGCCGGCTGGGGCAACGACTATCCCGACCCGGACAATCTGGCCATGTCCCACGCCAATTACAGGGCCAATCAACTTGCCTGGAGAAACGCCTGGTACGACGACTATGCTGCCACCCTTTGCGAGTGGGGTCAGATAGAGCCAAATCCGGACAAGCGTGAACAGATTTACAAGGACCTGACCGAATACTGGTTCCACAACGGGCCGTTCGCCATGCTCTACCAGACAGTCGAATTCTGGGGTATCCGCAAGGAAGTCAAGAATTTCGAAGAAGCGGCGTTCGGTTACGGAATGCTGTTCGACTTCACCAAGGTTTCTAAGTAA
- a CDS encoding L-Ala-D/L-Glu epimerase encodes MKISDLRFTERKWDFVKPFHIANNVSSSKVNIEVELVLADGTIGLGEASSSFRVNGESNESIFQLSSEMLEAIKGLDVRDYRRVFKKLDAYSRSAPSLKAAVQFATLHAFSRLISTPVYQILGGMKDFVETDKTVSIGSLEETVNDAREIFNAGHKVIKMKVGEDLQSDIARVLAVNDEIKGVKYIIDANTGYTPKEALRFIDAMYRNSVPVGIFEQPVPAEDFDGLKIVRQGSMYPVGADESARTKFDVMRLIKEGAVDFVNIKLMKSGISDALAIVEMCNSAGIGLMIGCMSESGIGVSQSVHFAAGTGAFMYHDLDSHLLLKNVEPVGFRQERDRQYPILF; translated from the coding sequence ATGAAAATAAGCGATCTTCGTTTCACCGAAAGGAAATGGGACTTCGTAAAACCTTTTCACATCGCAAACAACGTATCCAGTTCGAAAGTTAATATAGAAGTCGAGCTTGTTCTCGCCGACGGTACGATCGGTCTGGGTGAGGCGTCCTCTTCGTTCAGAGTTAACGGAGAGAGCAACGAAAGCATCTTCCAGCTCAGTTCGGAGATGCTTGAGGCGATAAAGGGACTGGATGTGAGAGATTACCGCAGGGTGTTCAAGAAGCTCGACGCCTATTCGAGAAGCGCCCCGAGTCTGAAGGCCGCGGTTCAGTTCGCAACGCTCCACGCTTTCTCCAGGCTGATTTCCACGCCCGTCTATCAGATACTTGGAGGGATGAAAGATTTCGTGGAAACCGACAAGACTGTCAGCATAGGGAGCCTGGAAGAGACCGTCAATGATGCCAGGGAGATCTTCAACGCCGGTCACAAAGTTATAAAGATGAAAGTCGGAGAAGACCTTCAGAGTGATATCGCAAGGGTACTGGCGGTCAACGACGAAATAAAGGGCGTTAAATACATAATAGACGCCAACACCGGCTACACGCCGAAAGAAGCTCTGCGATTCATCGACGCGATGTACAGGAACAGTGTTCCGGTCGGCATATTCGAACAACCAGTACCGGCCGAGGACTTCGATGGACTCAAAATCGTCAGACAGGGCTCGATGTACCCGGTCGGCGCCGATGAAAGCGCGCGAACGAAGTTCGATGTAATGCGTCTAATAAAGGAAGGCGCGGTGGATTTCGTAAATATAAAACTTATGAAATCGGGTATCTCCGATGCCCTGGCGATAGTGGAAATGTGCAACAGTGCGGGAATCGGACTGATGATAGGCTGCATGAGCGAATCGGGGATCGGCGTCTCCCAGAGCGTCCACTTTGCGGCCGGTACGGGGGCCTTCATGTACCACGATCTCGATTCTCACCTGCTTCTGAAGAATGTAGAGCCGGTGGGTTTCAGACAGGAAAGAGATAGACAATACCCAATCTTATTTTAA
- a CDS encoding GntR family transcriptional regulator, which produces MGETPVPLYYKLYVELKEGLQSGKYKKGDKLPTEKELCQKHGLSRLTVRRAMDELRREGFIERLKGKGTFVTGSKREEQLATLTGFTDEAKKRGCETRSMVLENRLVKVPVDAVEFFKIPAEALVVYLKRVRFLEEEPYAIEEAYLNVGADIRLLNIVQRDMEKESLYDILRNEFEINISYAEEEMELARLKKDEARFLKQEVNDCAILRKRFTYTKSDVCVEFVVSLYRADKSKFKIVRRI; this is translated from the coding sequence ATGGGGGAAACGCCTGTTCCACTTTATTACAAACTGTACGTCGAATTGAAGGAAGGCCTCCAGTCGGGAAAGTACAAGAAGGGTGACAAACTTCCCACCGAGAAGGAGCTCTGCCAGAAACACGGGCTCAGCCGTCTCACGGTCAGGAGAGCCATGGACGAGTTGAGAAGGGAGGGATTCATCGAGAGGCTCAAAGGCAAAGGGACCTTTGTCACAGGCTCCAAGAGAGAGGAGCAACTCGCGACGTTGACCGGTTTCACCGATGAGGCCAAGAAAAGGGGGTGCGAAACCAGGTCGATGGTGCTCGAAAACCGTCTTGTAAAAGTTCCGGTCGATGCTGTGGAGTTTTTCAAAATCCCGGCCGAAGCTCTCGTGGTTTATTTGAAGAGGGTCAGGTTTCTCGAAGAGGAGCCGTACGCGATCGAGGAAGCCTATCTGAACGTCGGTGCCGATATAAGACTGCTGAACATCGTCCAGCGCGATATGGAGAAGGAATCGCTCTACGATATACTCAGAAATGAATTCGAAATAAACATCTCCTACGCGGAGGAAGAGATGGAACTTGCGAGGTTGAAGAAAGACGAGGCTCGCTTCCTCAAGCAGGAAGTGAACGACTGCGCGATCCTGAGAAAGCGCTTCACCTACACCAAAAGCGATGTCTGCGTGGAATTTGTCGTTTCTCTTTATAGGGCCGATAAGAGCAAGTTCAAGATCGTAAGACGAATATAA
- a CDS encoding DUF1343 domain-containing protein codes for MSFLVLQGIDVLSRRDFADLKDMSIGLVTNYSFIDNSLRCGIDMMFKSGLKVRKIFTPEHGLGGIADGVVYDDSIHPRYNVPVVSLYGSKRKPRAEDLDGLDILVYDIQDVGLRYYTFIYTLAFTMESAAESGKRYMVLDRVNPLGRGVFGSRIDNDLQTFVGGYRLPLQYGLTSGELAIYLKKLNRLDLDLRVVPAEGWKGETFDETSLVWNVPSPNIPTFDSLLGYAGTCFFEGTNVSEGRGTFKPFLVIGAPWIDGFDMAEKIKEDFPSVKVRRREFMPFYRKYANASCDGIEFFPSKSDNFFLLTLSIMEYLLKYEKFEISDRLDDLMGVKESARKIRSGSLKPDQWKSSGEEFIEFAQDCLIHPGRLFYR; via the coding sequence GTGAGCTTCTTGGTATTACAGGGCATAGATGTACTTTCGAGACGCGATTTCGCCGACCTGAAAGATATGTCGATAGGTCTAGTAACTAACTACTCGTTCATCGACAACTCTCTTCGCTGCGGTATAGATATGATGTTCAAAAGTGGGTTGAAGGTACGTAAGATCTTCACTCCCGAACACGGGTTGGGTGGAATAGCCGACGGGGTCGTGTACGATGATAGTATCCATCCAAGGTACAACGTGCCGGTGGTGAGTCTCTACGGCAGCAAGCGCAAACCGCGGGCCGAGGATCTCGACGGCCTGGACATACTCGTTTACGATATCCAGGACGTCGGTCTCCGTTATTACACTTTCATCTATACTCTTGCCTTCACGATGGAATCGGCCGCTGAAAGCGGGAAGCGGTACATGGTGCTAGACCGGGTCAACCCTCTGGGCAGGGGCGTTTTCGGCTCAAGAATAGATAACGATCTTCAAACTTTCGTTGGCGGTTACCGCTTGCCGCTTCAGTACGGGCTCACTTCTGGAGAGCTGGCCATATACTTAAAAAAGCTGAATAGGCTCGACCTGGATCTTCGTGTGGTACCGGCAGAAGGCTGGAAGGGCGAGACTTTCGATGAGACCTCGCTCGTGTGGAACGTTCCCTCGCCAAATATACCGACCTTCGACTCTCTTCTCGGATACGCAGGCACCTGCTTCTTCGAAGGAACCAACGTCTCGGAAGGTCGGGGAACTTTCAAACCATTCCTCGTTATAGGAGCGCCCTGGATCGACGGTTTCGACATGGCTGAGAAAATAAAGGAAGACTTCCCGTCCGTGAAGGTCAGAAGGAGGGAGTTCATGCCCTTTTACCGCAAATATGCCAATGCGAGCTGCGACGGTATCGAATTCTTCCCGTCGAAAAGCGACAATTTTTTCCTGTTGACGTTAAGTATCATGGAGTATTTGCTAAAATATGAAAAGTTCGAGATTTCCGATCGACTCGACGATCTCATGGGAGTGAAAGAAAGCGCGAGGAAAATAAGGTCGGGATCTCTCAAGCCCGATCAATGGAAAAGTTCGGGAGAAGAATTCATCGAATTCGCGCAGGACTGTCTGATTCATCCAGGGAGACTTTTCTACAGATGA
- a CDS encoding MBL fold metallo-hydrolase: MASCALGHATYSGSPGQLISAFELAFAENLKKLMKWHVEAFSFLSTGLKDGRDGYDIIAKELQYMTVGGVAYEENGVKITHFPAVHDRNGSISYKLEWNGLSMIFSGDTIPNYYMIEQAKGVDVLIHEMVVPPEVWASKNSGLNPGDPGWERAVGFALAVQRNSHTSQKAFGYILSQTNPRLGVTTHFQANEDTVGPAIENIRLLYEGPVAIATDLLVIDVSKNDIILRRAVVSDYAWYPQPYIYPQDQIAPPKYDGPFAQLSDTLLGSIVPEEIYESDK; this comes from the coding sequence ATGGCTTCCTGTGCTCTTGGACATGCCACCTATAGTGGTTCTCCAGGGCAGTTGATCAGTGCTTTTGAACTGGCGTTCGCCGAAAATCTAAAAAAACTTATGAAATGGCACGTGGAAGCCTTCAGTTTTTTGAGCACCGGGCTTAAGGACGGCCGCGACGGTTACGACATAATAGCTAAGGAACTACAGTATATGACGGTTGGCGGAGTTGCTTACGAGGAGAACGGCGTGAAAATCACACATTTTCCCGCCGTTCACGACAGAAACGGAAGCATAAGCTATAAACTCGAATGGAACGGTCTTTCGATGATCTTCTCTGGCGACACGATACCCAATTACTATATGATCGAACAGGCGAAGGGTGTCGATGTTCTGATCCATGAGATGGTTGTGCCACCCGAAGTGTGGGCCAGTAAGAACTCGGGATTGAATCCGGGCGACCCCGGCTGGGAAAGAGCCGTGGGATTCGCATTGGCCGTGCAAAGGAATTCACACACCTCGCAGAAAGCCTTCGGCTATATACTCAGTCAAACTAACCCGAGGCTCGGTGTAACCACGCACTTTCAGGCCAACGAAGATACCGTCGGCCCTGCGATTGAAAACATTCGTTTGTTGTATGAAGGACCCGTCGCAATTGCCACCGACCTGCTCGTGATAGATGTATCAAAGAACGATATAATTCTTCGCAGAGCCGTGGTTTCGGACTACGCCTGGTATCCGCAGCCGTACATTTATCCACAGGATCAAATCGCCCCTCCCAAATACGACGGTCCGTTCGCCCAACTTAGCGATACGCTCCTGGGAAGTATTGTCCCCGAGGAAATCTATGAAAGCGATAAATAA
- a CDS encoding MASE3 domain-containing protein yields the protein MAELLFTNYIDPYGFTNTLGHIFRLISYFVILEGIVVRSFTEPLYTLYKNMNTTVEELTSIMSETTEIKNPYAAGRQKRVAALSEETAKKMHLTRRSIKEPEMLINLF from the coding sequence TTGGCCGAACTGCTTTTCACAAATTACATAGACCCTTACGGTTTTACGAATACACTGGGGCACATTTTCAGACTCATCTCCTACTTCGTGATACTTGAAGGGATAGTCGTGCGATCCTTCACCGAGCCTCTGTATACGCTCTATAAAAACATGAATACTACGGTGGAGGAACTCACCAGCATCATGAGTGAAACCACTGAGATCAAGAATCCTTACGCCGCCGGTCGCCAGAAAAGGGTAGCGGCTCTCTCGGAAGAGACCGCCAAAAAGATGCACCTTACAAGACGCAGTATAAAAGAGCCGGAAATGCTAATAAATCTTTTTTAG
- a CDS encoding ABC transporter permease translates to MKRYTELSGKYLSRRLRRTFYTLLGVALAVAFITAIMITFKSIESSEIRALEDSVGAYHGKVEKATDSEILDMSAHVLTEDVGIQKIAGFIDFPEEKASLLIEEADGLTLRLRGKRVTNGRLPEKLGEIAIDTFAAQLLGISSKTGQRVSLNINGNERIFEVVGIISTAIQESSLSRAFVSVSAQEFSTIASKSEVVKNVYFTVDAENKTLRIAAQKVASDLELKDRVRYNGSLIYHLETLSPVNWPAVVLGLLVAVASMVSIYNTVHISVLERIREFGLLRAAGATAAQIRKVVLRESILVSVFGIPIGLAAGVLLSFAVALYAGFRLTGLDGFAVSITPLSLVVGAVLGFLSVVFSSLIPAFRAGKISPVEAMRQYGVESTGCKIRKFAAGESAYGEKISLKLAKRNMIRNLRTTAISVVSMTIAATLFIAFSYFAGNFDTERLARGVVKSDFSIRVTGMYDGGPNGKTIEDLQSIEGVETVAAAKFLTGRLLSEYEDPEMESKTYVTVPDPQAGMRVTMVDQSGKYMALLAYNRAGIELMKSKVISGLIDLARMTSEPLVVIDVENSNRHNIKAGDRVLLRTYYLTKSMVQLPVNSEFIVGAVVQELPSVAFTVEGGILLACSEEIIDRLRPEGNDVHLTMMDYIDHYSYVDIYLRRGANPETIEPVVEETAKRYRNSTFLSYSQYRKETENAIRTLSTLVYGLIAIVGFIGICGITNTINTTIILRRREFGILRAVGMTGKQLKAMLTYEGLIFGLISAILSVVLGVILSYAVYSLLKTEIGHLNWSIPWVGIVLAVVGTLAAGVLTTLASSRKVTSLSITESIRAIE, encoded by the coding sequence ATGAAACGCTACACCGAATTGAGTGGAAAGTACCTCTCCAGAAGACTCAGAAGAACTTTCTACACCCTTCTCGGAGTGGCGCTGGCAGTCGCTTTCATAACGGCTATCATGATAACCTTCAAAAGTATAGAATCTTCCGAAATCCGTGCCCTCGAGGACTCTGTAGGCGCATACCACGGCAAAGTTGAGAAGGCAACCGACTCCGAGATCCTGGATATGAGCGCCCATGTGCTTACCGAAGACGTTGGAATCCAGAAGATAGCCGGTTTCATAGACTTTCCCGAAGAAAAGGCTTCGCTGCTGATCGAAGAGGCCGACGGGCTTACCCTGCGCCTGAGGGGAAAGAGAGTAACTAACGGCCGGCTACCTGAGAAGTTGGGTGAGATCGCCATCGACACATTTGCAGCCCAGCTTCTGGGAATCTCTTCAAAAACAGGTCAGAGAGTATCACTGAACATAAACGGCAATGAAAGGATTTTTGAAGTCGTCGGGATCATTTCGACGGCAATACAGGAGAGCTCCCTGTCGAGGGCTTTCGTGAGCGTCTCGGCTCAGGAGTTTTCCACGATAGCTTCGAAATCTGAAGTGGTGAAGAATGTCTATTTCACTGTCGACGCGGAAAACAAGACGCTAAGAATCGCGGCCCAGAAAGTGGCTTCCGACCTCGAACTAAAGGACAGGGTCAGATACAACGGCTCTCTGATCTATCACCTCGAGACTCTCTCTCCTGTTAACTGGCCCGCGGTAGTTCTTGGGCTTCTCGTTGCCGTCGCTTCGATGGTCTCCATTTACAACACGGTTCACATATCGGTGCTGGAGAGAATCCGCGAATTTGGGCTTCTCAGGGCTGCCGGTGCGACTGCTGCCCAGATACGAAAAGTCGTCCTTCGAGAGTCGATACTCGTAAGCGTTTTCGGCATCCCGATTGGTCTGGCAGCAGGCGTCCTGCTTTCCTTCGCCGTGGCTCTGTATGCCGGCTTTCGGCTGACTGGCCTCGATGGCTTCGCGGTTTCGATCACTCCGCTCTCGCTTGTGGTCGGAGCTGTTCTGGGATTTCTGTCTGTGGTTTTTTCATCGCTGATTCCCGCGTTTCGCGCCGGCAAAATATCTCCCGTCGAGGCTATGAGACAGTACGGAGTCGAGTCGACTGGATGCAAAATCAGAAAGTTCGCTGCAGGTGAGTCCGCGTACGGAGAAAAGATCTCCCTGAAACTGGCAAAGAGGAACATGATAAGAAACCTCCGTACCACGGCCATCTCCGTTGTCTCGATGACGATCGCCGCGACTCTCTTTATAGCTTTCTCGTATTTTGCGGGGAACTTCGACACCGAGAGACTGGCCCGGGGCGTTGTGAAGTCAGACTTCTCGATACGCGTCACGGGCATGTACGATGGTGGCCCCAACGGAAAAACGATCGAAGATCTGCAGTCAATAGAAGGTGTCGAGACGGTAGCCGCGGCGAAGTTCCTTACCGGACGGCTGCTCAGCGAATACGAGGACCCTGAGATGGAAAGCAAGACCTACGTGACCGTTCCTGATCCTCAGGCTGGAATGCGAGTCACCATGGTCGATCAGTCTGGAAAGTACATGGCCCTTCTCGCTTACAATAGGGCGGGGATAGAACTGATGAAATCGAAAGTGATCTCAGGATTGATTGATCTCGCACGGATGACTTCCGAACCTCTGGTTGTCATAGATGTCGAGAACAGCAACAGGCACAATATAAAGGCAGGGGATAGAGTGTTGCTCAGGACTTATTACCTCACAAAATCGATGGTCCAGCTGCCTGTAAACAGCGAGTTCATCGTCGGCGCGGTGGTTCAGGAGCTGCCTTCTGTAGCCTTCACGGTTGAGGGCGGAATCCTTCTGGCGTGCAGCGAAGAGATAATCGACAGGTTGAGGCCTGAAGGCAACGACGTCCACCTAACGATGATGGACTACATAGATCATTACTCTTATGTGGACATATATCTGCGCAGGGGAGCTAATCCTGAAACCATCGAGCCGGTGGTGGAGGAGACCGCTAAAAGGTACAGAAACTCGACCTTCCTGTCCTACAGCCAGTACAGGAAAGAGACGGAAAACGCTATCAGGACTCTTTCGACGCTGGTCTATGGATTGATCGCAATAGTCGGCTTCATAGGCATCTGCGGCATAACCAACACCATAAACACAACGATCATATTGCGCCGGAGAGAGTTCGGAATACTCAGGGCGGTCGGTATGACCGGAAAACAGCTCAAGGCGATGCTGACATACGAAGGGTTGATCTTCGGGCTCATAAGCGCCATCTTGTCTGTCGTTCTCGGAGTGATTCTCTCTTACGCAGTGTACTCGCTCCTGAAAACAGAGATCGGCCATCTGAACTGGTCGATACCCTGGGTCGGGATTGTTCTGGCAGTTGTCGGAACGCTTGCAGCCGGAGTATTGACGACGCTTGCCTCGTCCAGAAAGGTGACCTCTCTCAGCATAACAGAATCGATAAGAGCGATAGAATAA
- a CDS encoding ABC transporter ATP-binding protein yields MEVLRATGLRKVYGSNASAVTALKGADFSIEEGEFVAIVGPSGSGKSTLLHLLAGLDRPTAGSVHIDGKNLYGMSDTQLSIFRRRRIGFVFQFFNLVPVLTARENIELPLILDERKVDQPYLNELLGLMKLEDRTDHLPSALSGGQQQRVAIARALITKPAIVFADEPTGNLDSKTSQEVMDLLKISARKFHQTLVIVTHEEDIAERADRIVALEDGEIVADYSNRDVGSVFSSALGGKK; encoded by the coding sequence ATGGAAGTACTAAGAGCAACGGGATTGAGAAAAGTGTATGGATCGAACGCCAGCGCCGTAACCGCATTGAAAGGGGCCGACTTCTCCATAGAGGAGGGCGAGTTCGTCGCCATCGTAGGTCCCAGCGGCTCGGGAAAGAGCACGCTTCTTCATCTTCTCGCGGGGCTAGACCGTCCCACGGCCGGTAGCGTGCATATAGACGGGAAGAACCTGTACGGGATGTCGGACACACAGTTATCTATCTTTAGAAGGAGACGGATCGGCTTTGTCTTCCAGTTCTTCAACCTCGTCCCCGTCCTGACCGCAAGAGAGAATATCGAGCTTCCTCTCATACTCGATGAAAGGAAGGTCGATCAACCCTACCTCAACGAACTTCTCGGACTGATGAAACTCGAGGACAGGACGGACCACCTGCCTTCGGCTCTGTCAGGCGGTCAGCAGCAGAGAGTGGCGATAGCCCGCGCTCTTATTACCAAACCCGCGATCGTCTTCGCAGACGAGCCTACCGGCAATCTCGACAGCAAAACGAGCCAGGAGGTGATGGACCTGTTGAAGATCAGTGCGAGGAAGTTTCATCAGACGCTGGTGATAGTGACCCATGAGGAGGACATCGCCGAGAGGGCCGATAGAATAGTCGCCCTGGAAGACGGAGAGATAGTGGCCGATTACTCCAACAGAGATGTGGGAAGCGTATTCTCCTCCGCTCTTGGAGGGAAGAAGTGA
- a CDS encoding sensor histidine kinase, with product MFRSLFRERQNRVIALTGIALSLSIVLIAIVTLCLSLEDHRRHLYEREVSMIGRMVSLGVITHGDVPKILSEEGSEDYEAALELLKPFGYTEEPPDSFEFSDGAFRSKVIIITSLSTITLVIFWFSLLILVAKKQSDFLKETSLRLDALMSGRYDSESIYDGEGDAAILSAQLYALTRRLEKTMESVNFERDKMRGFISFISHELKTPLASLKTMNELLIEGREMERERMDEFLERSGEDIERMEWLIGDVLNIARIESGAIRFSFKKADLAELAKDVARRYSEIAKSRGLKISVGAESTAMVFCDERWLSQALDNLVRNAVNYSPDGGTVSIDISRSEAYVCLTVTDEGPGIAAGDAPKIFQSFYRGGPAVGSRKGTGLGLALAKAIIERHDGDIKLKSSNEKGSIFAIELPIREKG from the coding sequence ATGTTCAGATCCCTGTTCAGAGAAAGGCAAAACAGAGTGATTGCCCTGACCGGCATCGCTCTCTCACTATCGATAGTGCTGATCGCGATAGTTACTCTTTGTCTTTCTCTGGAAGATCACAGACGCCATCTTTACGAGCGGGAAGTATCGATGATCGGGAGGATGGTTTCGCTGGGCGTTATTACGCACGGGGACGTTCCGAAGATACTCTCTGAAGAAGGATCGGAAGACTACGAAGCGGCGCTGGAGTTATTAAAACCTTTCGGCTACACCGAAGAACCGCCCGATAGTTTCGAGTTCTCCGACGGAGCCTTTCGATCGAAGGTCATCATCATAACTTCACTCTCCACCATAACGCTGGTAATTTTCTGGTTTTCGCTATTGATTCTTGTCGCAAAGAAGCAATCGGACTTTCTCAAAGAAACATCTCTGAGACTGGACGCCCTGATGAGCGGCAGGTACGACAGTGAATCGATCTACGATGGAGAAGGCGACGCCGCAATCCTCTCGGCGCAGCTCTACGCGCTCACCAGAAGGCTCGAGAAGACTATGGAAAGCGTTAATTTTGAACGTGACAAAATGCGTGGCTTCATCTCCTTTATATCACACGAACTCAAGACTCCGCTGGCCTCTCTGAAAACGATGAACGAGCTGCTTATCGAAGGAAGGGAAATGGAAAGAGAACGGATGGACGAGTTCCTCGAGAGAAGCGGAGAAGATATCGAGAGAATGGAATGGTTGATCGGCGACGTTCTGAATATCGCGAGGATTGAATCGGGAGCGATAAGGTTCAGCTTCAAGAAGGCCGATCTGGCAGAACTGGCAAAGGATGTGGCGAGAAGATACTCGGAGATAGCCAAAAGCAGAGGCCTGAAGATCTCCGTCGGGGCCGAATCTACAGCCATGGTCTTCTGCGATGAGAGGTGGCTTTCACAGGCCCTGGACAATCTCGTCAGGAACGCTGTCAACTACTCCCCCGACGGAGGCACGGTGTCGATAGACATATCCAGGAGCGAGGCCTACGTCTGTCTTACAGTCACGGACGAAGGTCCCGGGATTGCCGCAGGGGATGCACCTAAAATCTTTCAGAGTTTCTACCGGGGTGGTCCGGCTGTCGGATCGAGAAAGGGTACAGGCCTTGGCCTCGCTCTTGCGAAGGCAATTATCGAGAGACACGACGGCGATATAAAGCTCAAATCATCAAACGAAAAGGGATCGATCTTTGCGATAGAACTACCGATAAGAGAGAAAGGATGA